A part of Corynebacterium mustelae genomic DNA contains:
- a CDS encoding VaFE repeat-containing surface-anchored protein, with the protein MSLFMAVILALGFATAVRPAYAQDNSTSSIEIGKKVKIKKQATWGRVIVRENGSRIKARLFHTDLGLRAYCIEYDVDVFEENDATVTSKWIGFPGNNNFKNNPEAAQKINWIAANSFPAISKEELLANAGITAPMDDETVISVTQGAIWDIASDDFKYEALEGSSPEQHEQEQKLFNYLKDNPGRVESTGMEEAKIKPVIDSSKAIRKDNGVFGPFVVTTGARELQVSVEPKGIIVDAEGNPIEASSISKDQEFYFKVDEEKGSATLSARASDSLIDGALIITVIATVHGQTLIVTHDKKRAASAEQAISWEGTDLKLGTTATDKHDSDKKLSHKGGTVVDVVAYEGLIVGKQYTIKGELMERLPDGTAQPTNITQEVTFTPDTPNGEVKVEFTVPEGFAGKTLVVFERAFDANGKLIAEHTDINDAKQTVQVAESFLGGSMDYETGVATTAIVAGGLVLTAVGLVVATRTKTREVPPLGESPAAPAAPVKGMQKSETPAPPAKGVAKIEAANSPAAKPALANTGVSSIIPLLLIALAGVTIGGVLISRNRRRG; encoded by the coding sequence GCAAGAAGGTGAAGATCAAGAAGCAAGCCACATGGGGCCGAGTCATTGTTCGTGAAAATGGCAGCCGCATCAAAGCACGGTTATTCCACACAGATCTAGGACTTCGCGCCTACTGCATCGAGTACGACGTTGACGTATTCGAAGAAAACGACGCTACAGTTACGTCCAAATGGATAGGGTTCCCTGGTAACAACAATTTCAAGAACAACCCAGAAGCCGCACAAAAGATCAACTGGATTGCAGCTAATAGCTTCCCAGCTATTTCAAAGGAAGAACTATTAGCCAACGCTGGTATTACCGCCCCAATGGATGATGAAACGGTCATTTCCGTCACCCAGGGCGCAATCTGGGATATAGCTTCCGATGACTTTAAGTACGAAGCCCTTGAGGGTTCCAGCCCGGAGCAACACGAGCAAGAGCAAAAACTCTTTAACTACCTCAAAGACAACCCCGGCCGGGTCGAATCCACCGGTATGGAGGAGGCAAAGATCAAGCCGGTCATTGATAGCTCCAAAGCTATCCGCAAGGACAATGGCGTCTTTGGTCCCTTCGTTGTAACCACTGGTGCTCGCGAACTTCAGGTTTCCGTTGAGCCTAAGGGCATCATCGTCGACGCTGAAGGCAATCCGATCGAAGCATCTTCCATAAGTAAAGATCAAGAATTCTATTTCAAGGTCGACGAAGAAAAAGGTAGTGCAACACTTAGCGCACGGGCTAGCGATAGCCTCATTGACGGCGCATTGATTATCACCGTCATCGCCACCGTGCACGGCCAGACTCTTATCGTGACTCACGATAAGAAGCGTGCTGCTTCAGCTGAACAAGCAATTAGCTGGGAAGGCACAGATCTTAAACTGGGTACCACCGCAACCGATAAGCACGACAGTGACAAGAAGCTCTCCCATAAGGGCGGTACTGTGGTTGACGTGGTTGCTTACGAAGGTTTGATCGTCGGCAAGCAGTACACCATCAAGGGCGAATTGATGGAACGGCTTCCAGACGGCACAGCTCAACCAACCAACATCACCCAGGAAGTCACGTTCACCCCGGATACCCCTAACGGCGAAGTCAAGGTCGAGTTCACGGTTCCGGAAGGCTTTGCTGGTAAGACCCTGGTTGTCTTTGAACGAGCATTCGATGCAAACGGAAAACTGATCGCTGAGCACACCGACATCAACGATGCTAAACAGACCGTTCAGGTTGCTGAATCCTTCTTGGGCGGCTCCATGGATTACGAAACCGGTGTTGCGACGACTGCCATCGTCGCCGGCGGTTTGGTCCTCACCGCAGTCGGCCTGGTCGTTGCAACCCGCACCAAGACCCGCGAAGTCCCACCACTTGGCGAAAGCCCAGCCGCTCCTGCTGCACCTGTCAAGGGAATGCAAAAGTCAGAAACCCCTGCCCCACCTGCCAAGGGCGTGGCAAAGATCGAAGCTGCGAACTCCCCTGCGGCAAAACCAGCCCTAGCTAACACCGGTGTCAGCAGCATCATCCCGCTTCTGCTCATCGCATTAGCTGGTGTCACAATCGGTGGTGTTCTCATCAGCCGCAACCGGCGTCGCGGCTAA
- a CDS encoding MATE family efflux transporter → MGEKLSVGKNRLLKPRELYQYTWPALLSSVGSIFIGITDSLLISHYSTAALAGVALGAALCELVINMLQGGLMAYRILAPRAGGHDAPNRETAGLAIVLKSLLPIAGLLAAVTIASSIYGYYYFDNETWSHAFSYSAARAPSFVAIVASSAMSITLITWGLTRIPLLMFLISAPTNLVIDYVLIYGAGPAPELGALGAGIGSTISTMLPLPVLIALIMKNRSLVADSTVAEHYKGWQKMTRPAVWSALVDYGGNIAFTMIIAVSGAAAVAGMRFGAQLHLLAFIVISSVSSAALYILGKEFSTHRNTIKKGTPELRRTFFTIGFISGGVILLISLAVSPVISPDPDVNSAFRVSAVIVAALCPLAGVTYANVTLLHLFGLTNHEFISNAVGVWCAQIPIALAFCLLSDGILPFIGIGAYWLFRCVLSHWQVTRYVQLTNEK, encoded by the coding sequence ATGGGAGAAAAATTATCAGTCGGGAAAAACCGCCTATTAAAACCACGTGAGCTGTATCAGTACACCTGGCCAGCATTGTTATCGTCTGTTGGAAGTATCTTCATCGGAATAACTGACTCGTTGCTTATCTCTCACTATTCCACCGCAGCTCTAGCCGGGGTGGCATTGGGTGCGGCACTCTGTGAGCTTGTCATCAACATGCTGCAAGGTGGGTTAATGGCATATCGCATACTCGCGCCTAGGGCAGGAGGTCACGACGCACCTAACCGTGAAACTGCCGGATTGGCAATCGTGCTTAAAAGTTTGCTGCCGATCGCTGGGCTACTTGCAGCTGTCACCATCGCTTCCTCCATATATGGGTACTACTATTTCGACAACGAAACATGGTCACACGCGTTTTCCTACAGTGCAGCACGCGCACCCAGCTTTGTAGCAATAGTCGCAAGCTCAGCCATGTCCATTACACTGATCACATGGGGCTTAACGCGCATCCCGTTACTTATGTTCCTTATCTCTGCGCCGACAAACCTTGTCATAGATTATGTGCTCATTTACGGAGCCGGCCCGGCACCAGAATTAGGTGCGTTGGGTGCCGGAATTGGAAGCACCATCAGCACAATGCTGCCGCTTCCTGTGCTAATCGCATTAATCATGAAGAACCGTTCGCTAGTAGCCGACTCTACGGTGGCCGAACACTATAAAGGTTGGCAGAAGATGACGCGACCAGCGGTCTGGTCCGCCCTCGTGGATTATGGCGGGAATATAGCGTTCACAATGATTATCGCGGTTTCCGGCGCGGCGGCTGTCGCTGGGATGCGCTTCGGCGCGCAGCTTCATTTGCTAGCGTTCATCGTAATTTCGAGTGTCTCGTCGGCAGCGCTTTACATTTTGGGGAAAGAGTTTTCTACACACCGCAACACCATTAAAAAAGGCACCCCTGAGCTGCGCCGCACATTCTTCACGATCGGTTTTATCTCCGGCGGGGTTATTCTGCTGATAAGCCTGGCTGTTTCCCCGGTCATATCCCCCGATCCGGATGTGAACAGCGCGTTTAGGGTATCGGCGGTTATCGTTGCGGCACTGTGCCCGCTGGCCGGTGTGACATATGCGAATGTGACACTCTTACACTTATTTGGGCTAACCAATCACGAGTTCATAAGCAATGCAGTTGGTGTGTGGTGCGCTCAAATCCCTATAGCATTAGCGTTCTGCCTGCTAAGTGATGGCATATTGCCGTTTATTGGCATCGGTGCGTATTGGCTGTTTCGATGCGTGTTAAGCCATTGGCAAGTTACCCGATATGTCCAACTGACGAACGAAAAGTAG